A stretch of Mesorhizobium sp. M2A.F.Ca.ET.046.03.2.1 DNA encodes these proteins:
- a CDS encoding NifU family protein codes for MFIQTESTPNPATLKFLPGKEVLREGTADFRNAEAAAEASPLAGRLFEIPGVTGVFFGYDFITVTKDGPDWQHLKPAILGAIMEHFMSGAPVLASAAPASEAGETAEFYDKADEELVLTIKELLDTRVRPAVAQDGGDITFRGFENGTVFLHMKGACAGCPSSTATLKHGIQNLLRHFVPEVQQVEQVA; via the coding sequence ATGTTCATCCAGACCGAATCGACGCCGAACCCGGCGACGCTGAAATTCCTGCCGGGCAAGGAAGTGCTGCGCGAAGGCACAGCCGATTTCCGCAACGCCGAAGCCGCGGCGGAGGCCTCGCCACTGGCCGGCCGTCTGTTCGAGATCCCGGGCGTTACCGGCGTTTTCTTCGGCTATGATTTCATCACTGTGACCAAGGACGGCCCGGACTGGCAGCATCTGAAGCCGGCCATCCTCGGCGCCATCATGGAACACTTCATGTCCGGCGCGCCGGTCTTGGCCTCGGCCGCTCCGGCGAGCGAAGCCGGCGAGACCGCCGAGTTCTACGACAAGGCCGACGAGGAGCTGGTGCTGACCATCAAGGAACTGCTCGACACGCGCGTGCGCCCGGCGGTTGCCCAGGACGGCGGCGACATCACCTTCCGCGGCTTCGAGAACGGCACCGTGTTCCTGCACATGAAGGGCGCCTGCGCCGGCTGTCCGTCCTCGACGGCGACGCTGAAGCACGGCATCCAGAACCTGCTTCGCCACTTCG
- a CDS encoding universal stress protein, which yields MVSKRLSREAGHRRKFLAIIDDTPECERAVAYASKRAQHTNGVLVLLYVIEPDDFQHWLGVEKIMREEANATARGALDGHANTVRQSVGIEPELVVREGKPTDEIHKLIEDDQDIAILVLAAGAGKEGPGPLVSAVAGRGAAFPIPVTVVPQNLSDEEIDSLA from the coding sequence ATGGTTTCCAAACGCCTCAGCCGCGAAGCCGGCCATCGCCGCAAATTCCTGGCGATCATCGACGACACGCCCGAATGCGAGCGTGCGGTCGCCTACGCCTCGAAGCGGGCGCAGCACACCAACGGCGTGCTGGTGCTGCTCTATGTCATCGAGCCTGACGACTTCCAGCACTGGCTGGGCGTGGAAAAGATCATGCGCGAGGAAGCAAACGCGACGGCGCGCGGAGCCCTCGACGGCCACGCCAACACGGTACGCCAGAGCGTCGGCATCGAGCCGGAACTGGTGGTGCGCGAGGGCAAGCCAACCGACGAGATCCACAAGCTGATCGAGGACGACCAGGACATTGCCATTCTGGTGCTGGCCGCCGGCGCCGGCAAGGAAGGCCCGGGACCGCTGGTCAGCGCGGTTGCCGGCCGGGGAGCGGCGTTCCCAATTCCTGTCACGGTGGTGCCGCAGAATCTGTCGGATGAGGAGATCGACAGCCTCGCCTGA
- the trpS gene encoding tryptophan--tRNA ligase produces the protein MSPFKPLVFSGVQPTGNLHLGNYLGAIKKFVALQEQSDCIYCVVDLHSLTAQLVHQDLGDQTRSITAAFLASGIDPKKHIVFNQSRVMQHAELAWIFNCVARIGWMYRMTQFKDKAGKDRENASLGLLAYPSLMAADILLYRATHVPVGEDQKQHLELTRDIAQKFNNDFSEKIAALGVGVEMQVGEETVNGYFPITEPVIGGPAARIMSLRDGSKKMSKSDPSDLSRINLTDDADTISKKIRKAKTDPEALPSEVDGLESRPEAENLVGIYAGLAEISKEDVLKEYGGQQFSVFKPALADLAVEKLAPIASEMRRIQGDRAYVDAVLKDGGDRARAIAEGTMKTVRDIIGLLQD, from the coding sequence ATGTCCCCCTTCAAGCCACTCGTCTTTTCGGGCGTCCAGCCGACCGGCAATCTGCATCTCGGCAACTATCTCGGTGCCATCAAGAAATTCGTCGCCCTTCAGGAACAGTCCGACTGCATCTATTGCGTCGTCGACCTGCATTCGCTGACGGCGCAGCTCGTCCATCAGGACCTCGGCGACCAGACCCGCTCGATCACCGCTGCGTTCCTGGCCTCCGGCATCGACCCGAAGAAGCACATCGTCTTCAACCAGTCGCGGGTCATGCAACACGCCGAGCTTGCCTGGATCTTCAACTGCGTGGCGCGCATAGGCTGGATGTACCGGATGACGCAGTTCAAGGACAAGGCCGGCAAGGACCGCGAGAATGCCTCTCTCGGCTTGCTCGCCTATCCCAGCCTGATGGCCGCCGACATCCTGCTCTACCGCGCCACCCATGTGCCGGTGGGCGAGGACCAGAAGCAGCATCTGGAGCTCACTCGCGACATCGCGCAGAAGTTCAACAACGACTTCTCCGAGAAGATCGCGGCGCTCGGCGTCGGCGTCGAGATGCAGGTCGGCGAGGAGACCGTGAACGGCTATTTCCCGATCACCGAACCGGTGATCGGCGGTCCGGCGGCGCGCATCATGAGCCTGCGCGACGGTTCGAAGAAGATGTCGAAGTCAGACCCGTCGGACCTGTCGCGCATTAACCTGACCGACGATGCCGACACCATCTCGAAGAAGATCCGCAAGGCCAAGACCGACCCCGAAGCCTTGCCGAGCGAGGTCGACGGGCTGGAAAGCCGGCCCGAAGCGGAGAACCTCGTCGGCATCTATGCCGGCCTGGCCGAGATCTCGAAGGAAGACGTGCTGAAAGAATATGGTGGCCAGCAGTTTTCCGTGTTCAAGCCGGCGCTGGCCGACCTTGCGGTCGAGAAGCTGGCGCCGATCGCTTCGGAGATGCGCCGCATCCAGGGCGACCGCGCCTATGTCGACGCCGTGCTCAAGGACGGCGGCGACCGGGCCCGCGCCATCGCCGAAGGCACGATGAAGACGGTTCGCGACATTATCGGCCTGCTGCAGGACTGA
- a CDS encoding PSK operon transcription factor — protein MTININNKEADSLTRTLARIEGVGITEAIVIAMREALERRRNRETPLETAARLRAEFGIELSEQARKPLPRSVYDELSGDD, from the coding sequence ATGACAATCAATATCAACAATAAGGAAGCGGACAGCCTGACTCGCACCTTGGCGAGGATCGAGGGTGTCGGCATCACCGAGGCCATCGTGATCGCCATGCGCGAAGCCTTGGAGCGTCGCCGCAATCGTGAGACGCCGTTGGAGACGGCTGCTCGGCTCAGGGCCGAATTTGGAATTGAGTTGAGCGAGCAGGCGCGCAAGCCGCTGCCTCGTTCGGTCTACGATGAATTGTCTGGCGACGACTGA
- a CDS encoding type II toxin-antitoxin system VapC family toxin, whose translation MFVDAAAIVAMLSNEVEAERCARAVTEASAPFTSAIAVWEAAMALARPEKLAIPVVRSAEIVGRFLEERAIALRELPPAPEAASLSIEAASRFRSNAMRLNMADCFHYACARYYAVPMLSTADEFRLTDLETVS comes from the coding sequence ATGTTTGTCGACGCTGCAGCCATCGTCGCGATGCTAAGCAACGAGGTCGAAGCCGAGCGCTGCGCGCGAGCGGTCACGGAAGCGTCGGCACCGTTCACTTCCGCCATCGCCGTGTGGGAGGCGGCGATGGCGCTAGCGCGACCGGAAAAGTTAGCCATACCGGTCGTCAGAAGTGCGGAGATTGTGGGCCGCTTTCTGGAAGAGCGGGCAATTGCGTTGCGCGAGCTTCCGCCCGCACCCGAGGCAGCGTCGCTATCTATCGAGGCCGCGTCGCGGTTTCGCAGCAACGCCATGCGCCTGAACATGGCGGATTGTTTTCACTACGCTTGCGCCCGCTACTACGCAGTTCCGATGCTTTCCACCGCCGACGAATTCAGGCTCACTGATCTGGAGACTGTTTCGTGA
- the murJ gene encoding murein biosynthesis integral membrane protein MurJ yields MSLVKKFATVASGTLMSRALGFGREMLMAAALGTGPVADAFNAAFQFPNTFRRLFAEGAFNAAFVPLFAKEIEQHGNEGAKRLSEEVFGVLFSALLALTIAMGLAMPLIVRYLVAPGFADIPGKFETTVTLATIMFPYLICMSLGAMMAGMLNSLRRYFAAAIAPAFLNIILIAVLGYAWYHGLDAHGVGFGLSWGVLAAGIVQLAIVWIAVRHAGISIGFRRPKMTPNVKRLLILALPAAITGGITQINQLIGTAIASAQNSAVSSLAYADRIYQLPLGVVGVAVAIVLLPELSRALKSGNLVEAANLQNRSVEFTLFMTLPAAAALWVMSEPIVRLVYERGAFAANHSTPIVASILAIFGLGLPAFVLIKAFTPGYFAREDTRTPMIFAAISVGVNVATALTLFPSMGAPGIAVASAVAGWVNALMLLAMLIRRGHWGRDIPLLKRIPRLVLSAVIMATALYFAEHYFAARLGPGSPLVVKATMLFALVGGGAALYFIAAFGTGGADFGMIRRNVKRGEAKSAPPVTKQSPDQ; encoded by the coding sequence ATGAGCCTCGTCAAGAAATTCGCCACCGTCGCTTCCGGCACGCTGATGAGCCGAGCGCTGGGTTTCGGCCGCGAGATGCTGATGGCGGCGGCGCTCGGCACCGGGCCGGTCGCCGACGCCTTCAACGCCGCCTTCCAGTTCCCCAACACTTTCCGCCGACTGTTCGCCGAAGGCGCCTTCAACGCCGCTTTCGTGCCGCTCTTCGCCAAGGAGATCGAGCAGCATGGCAATGAGGGCGCCAAGCGCCTTTCGGAGGAAGTGTTCGGCGTGCTGTTCTCGGCGCTGCTGGCGCTGACGATCGCCATGGGACTGGCGATGCCGCTGATCGTGCGCTACCTGGTGGCGCCGGGCTTTGCCGATATCCCGGGCAAGTTCGAGACGACCGTCACGCTCGCCACGATCATGTTCCCCTATCTGATCTGCATGTCGCTCGGCGCCATGATGGCCGGCATGCTGAACTCGCTGCGCCGCTATTTCGCGGCGGCGATCGCGCCCGCCTTCCTCAACATCATCCTGATCGCCGTGCTGGGTTACGCCTGGTATCACGGGCTGGATGCGCATGGTGTCGGCTTCGGCCTGTCCTGGGGCGTGCTGGCGGCGGGCATCGTGCAGCTCGCCATCGTCTGGATCGCGGTGCGCCATGCCGGCATCTCGATCGGCTTTCGCCGTCCGAAGATGACGCCCAACGTCAAGCGGCTGCTGATCCTGGCGCTGCCGGCGGCGATCACCGGCGGCATCACCCAGATCAACCAGCTGATCGGCACGGCGATCGCCTCGGCGCAGAATAGCGCGGTCTCGTCGCTCGCCTATGCCGACCGCATCTATCAATTGCCGCTCGGAGTCGTCGGCGTGGCGGTGGCCATCGTGCTGTTGCCGGAACTGTCGCGGGCGCTGAAATCGGGCAACCTCGTCGAGGCCGCGAACCTGCAGAACCGCTCGGTCGAGTTCACCCTGTTCATGACATTGCCGGCCGCCGCGGCGCTTTGGGTGATGTCGGAACCGATCGTGCGGCTGGTCTATGAGCGCGGCGCTTTCGCCGCCAACCATTCGACGCCGATCGTCGCCTCGATCCTGGCGATCTTCGGCCTCGGCCTGCCCGCCTTCGTGCTGATCAAGGCTTTCACGCCGGGCTATTTCGCGCGCGAGGACACGCGCACGCCGATGATCTTTGCGGCCATTTCGGTCGGCGTGAACGTCGCCACGGCGCTCACCCTATTCCCGTCCATGGGGGCGCCGGGCATAGCGGTGGCCTCGGCCGTCGCGGGCTGGGTCAACGCGCTGATGCTGCTCGCCATGCTGATCCGGCGCGGTCATTGGGGCCGCGACATCCCGCTCTTGAAGCGCATTCCAAGGCTGGTGCTGTCGGCGGTGATCATGGCGACCGCGCTTTACTTCGCCGAGCACTACTTCGCCGCAAGGCTAGGGCCCGGCTCGCCCCTGGTGGTGAAGGCGACGATGCTGTTCGCGCTGGTCGGCGGGGGTGCGGCGCTCTATTTCATCGCCGCCTTCGGCACCGGCGGCGCCGATTTCGGCATGATCCGCAGGAACGTGAAGCGGGGCGAAGCAAAATCTGCGCCGCCAGTCACGAAACAGTCTCCAGATCAGTGA